A single window of Marinobacter sp. LA51 DNA harbors:
- a CDS encoding sigma-54-dependent Fis family transcriptional regulator, with protein MQTELHTGIDLAVALIRQSTLPTLLETATAQLTRVFGLTRCWALELDLSGRTLHCAELAELGEFDCADFSHPFSHVLRSGQARELSRAASYRLDHPGFQALFDASDRPRSLWIEPLVGADGRTLGVLVLCRDEPEWKGIVAQPLYNGLTTVLTHQWVSQLQSRDQVWQRRMLKRSLDTLSGADSLRRSCERLAQELVGNSVAMNQLRAQIVRAAGSQLSVLVQGETGCGKDVVARGIHNLSERAKGPLVVVNCAAIPDTLLENELFGHTKGAFSGADQAKDGLLAQADGGTLFLDEIGDMPLALQSKLLRVLENRTFRPLGAQAEQHSDFRLVAATHQPLQRGIEDGRFRRDLFYRLSQFPLRVSPLRERPEDLEALSRHFIRLYSSREGSGPVGISSHALQKLQEYDFPGNVRELRNIIELACLQTPAGDDIQPEVLRLEDLFGEGSAQVSAEVAPKTRPSGPDTEDIRDLKAAAQAFEAAIIRQRLEQYGGNRAQAAESLGLPKRTLAHKCLKYQVVDL; from the coding sequence ATGCAGACGGAGCTGCACACCGGCATTGATCTTGCGGTGGCACTGATCAGGCAGAGCACTTTGCCGACGCTGCTGGAGACAGCCACCGCTCAACTCACGAGAGTCTTCGGCCTGACCCGGTGCTGGGCGCTGGAACTGGATCTAAGCGGCCGCACCCTGCACTGCGCGGAGCTGGCGGAATTGGGCGAGTTTGACTGTGCCGATTTCAGTCACCCCTTCAGCCATGTTCTGCGCTCCGGGCAGGCACGAGAGTTATCCCGGGCTGCCAGTTACCGGCTGGACCATCCGGGGTTTCAGGCGTTGTTTGATGCCAGTGATCGCCCCCGGTCGCTGTGGATCGAGCCGTTGGTTGGAGCAGATGGCCGTACCCTCGGTGTACTGGTGCTGTGTCGGGATGAACCAGAGTGGAAAGGGATCGTTGCCCAGCCACTTTACAACGGCTTGACGACGGTGCTCACCCATCAATGGGTAAGCCAGTTACAAAGCCGCGATCAGGTCTGGCAGCGGCGAATGCTCAAGCGGTCGCTAGATACTCTGAGCGGCGCTGACAGCTTGCGCCGGAGTTGTGAACGGCTGGCACAGGAGTTGGTAGGCAACTCCGTGGCGATGAATCAGCTCAGAGCCCAGATAGTCCGGGCGGCAGGCAGCCAGCTTTCGGTGTTGGTGCAGGGCGAAACCGGGTGTGGCAAGGATGTAGTGGCCCGTGGCATCCACAATCTTTCGGAGCGAGCCAAAGGACCGCTGGTGGTCGTTAACTGTGCGGCCATCCCGGATACGTTGCTTGAAAACGAGCTTTTCGGGCACACCAAGGGCGCCTTTTCCGGTGCCGATCAAGCCAAGGATGGGCTTCTGGCGCAGGCAGACGGAGGCACGCTGTTTCTGGATGAAATCGGCGATATGCCCTTGGCGCTGCAGTCAAAGTTGCTGCGGGTTCTGGAGAATCGAACGTTCCGTCCACTTGGCGCCCAGGCCGAACAGCATTCAGATTTTCGGCTGGTGGCGGCAACGCATCAGCCATTGCAGCGCGGGATCGAAGACGGTCGTTTCCGCCGGGACTTGTTTTACCGGCTGAGTCAGTTTCCGCTGCGGGTGAGTCCTCTGCGGGAGCGACCTGAGGATCTGGAAGCCCTGAGCCGTCATTTCATCCGGTTGTATTCCAGTCGCGAGGGTTCCGGCCCGGTGGGCATCAGCAGTCATGCCCTGCAAAAGCTGCAGGAGTACGACTTCCCGGGCAATGTTCGGGAACTGCGCAACATCATCGAGCTGGCGTGCCTGCAAACCCCCGCCGGAGACGACATCCAGCCGGAGGTGCTGCGTCTGGAGGATCTGTTTGGTGAGGGCAGCGCCCAGGTCAGCGCCGAGGTTGCGCCCAAAACCCGGCCCAGTGGCCCCGATACTGAGGACATTCGCGATCTTAAGGCGGCCGCCCAGGCATTTGAGGCCGCTATTATTCGTCAACGTTTGGAACAGTATGGCGGGAATCGCGCCCAGGCGGCCGAGAGTCTCGGTTTACCCAAGCGCACCCTGGCGCACAAGTGTCTGAAGTATCAGGTTGTCGACCTATGA
- the tssH gene encoding type VI secretion system ATPase TssH gives MIRVELPALIGRLNETCRVAMEASAALCISRQGAEITPAHLLFKLLETPLSDVRQVLASTGVDHQQLLPLIGDSLMGERQSAEPYPAFSPLLIELLQDAWLLASAELGHSELRSGAVFAALLLNADRYLVPSVSRALSDINREQLRRQFDALTEGSSEQPESVGDTAAPVMPATDLEALTRFATDFTQLARDSKLDPVVCRDAEIDQMIDILCRRRKNNPIVVGDAGVGKSAVVEGLALRIVNGDVPERLASVALWTLDMGALQAGASVKGEFEKRLKGVIEAVKASATPIILFIDEAHTLIGAGNSEGGSDAANLLKPALARGELRTIAATTWREYKKYFEKDPALSRRFQPVALNEPSPEQAIHILRGLRSVYEDAHRVLIADSALKAAAEMSARYLAGRQLPDKAIDVLDTACARISLNLSTPPRRLSHARSELHQLTMEQELLARERSLGQQVDADREAELESQLQTLRADAEELEQRWEVQRQLVTQLIDIRRRLLSNSEAETLANDQDSAESGSDLSQQAAAIEQELATLQADEPLVHPRVDARQVAEVIADWTGIPVNRMTTDELHKITLLPDYLQAHIKGQDTAIDCLHQHLLTARADLRRPGRPMGAFLLVGPSGVGKTETVVQLSELLYGGRQFLTTINMSEYQEKHTVSRLIGSPPGYVGFGEGGILTEAIRQKPYSVVLLDEVEKAHPEVLNLFYQAFDKGELADGEGRLIDCKNVVFFLTSNLGYQTIVKHADEPAQIEQALYPELAGFFKPALLARMEVVPYLPLNDDTLNRIVDDKLERLAAQIRARYQTEVVLEAGLVEVIRARATRSENGARMLESIIEGELLPPVSLALLEKLAAREPVGKVTLSVTDNCFSGTVE, from the coding sequence GTGATTCGGGTAGAACTGCCGGCGCTGATTGGGCGCCTGAACGAGACTTGCCGGGTGGCCATGGAGGCCTCCGCGGCGTTATGTATCAGTCGTCAGGGAGCGGAGATCACCCCCGCCCACTTGCTGTTCAAACTGCTGGAAACTCCACTCTCTGATGTGCGCCAGGTTCTGGCAAGCACGGGCGTGGACCATCAACAATTGCTGCCGTTGATCGGTGACAGTCTGATGGGGGAGCGCCAGTCTGCGGAGCCGTACCCCGCGTTTTCGCCGCTGCTGATTGAACTGCTTCAAGATGCCTGGCTATTGGCCTCGGCCGAACTGGGCCATTCTGAGCTTAGATCCGGAGCGGTGTTCGCGGCTCTGTTGCTGAACGCCGACCGTTACCTGGTGCCGTCGGTGAGCCGTGCGCTGAGTGACATCAATCGGGAACAATTACGGCGCCAGTTCGATGCACTGACTGAAGGTTCATCAGAGCAGCCGGAATCGGTTGGTGACACAGCAGCGCCCGTAATGCCAGCGACTGATCTGGAAGCGCTGACCCGTTTCGCCACCGATTTCACGCAGTTGGCTCGAGACAGCAAGCTAGACCCGGTGGTGTGTCGGGACGCTGAAATCGACCAGATGATCGATATCCTGTGCCGACGCCGAAAAAACAACCCGATTGTGGTTGGTGACGCCGGGGTTGGTAAAAGTGCGGTGGTCGAGGGCCTGGCCCTGCGTATCGTAAACGGCGATGTGCCCGAGCGACTGGCCAGTGTCGCGCTCTGGACCCTCGATATGGGCGCCCTTCAGGCGGGTGCTTCGGTGAAGGGTGAGTTCGAAAAACGCCTGAAAGGCGTGATTGAGGCCGTTAAAGCCTCGGCCACGCCGATCATTCTGTTCATCGACGAGGCGCATACGCTGATCGGTGCCGGTAACAGTGAAGGTGGTTCAGACGCCGCTAACCTGCTCAAGCCGGCACTGGCCCGCGGGGAATTGCGGACAATTGCCGCAACCACCTGGCGCGAGTACAAAAAATACTTCGAGAAGGATCCAGCGCTCAGTCGTCGTTTCCAGCCCGTGGCACTGAATGAGCCTTCACCGGAGCAGGCCATTCACATCCTGCGCGGTCTGCGCTCTGTGTATGAGGACGCTCACCGGGTTCTGATTGCCGACAGCGCCTTGAAGGCCGCCGCTGAGATGTCTGCGCGTTATCTGGCAGGGCGTCAATTGCCTGACAAAGCCATCGACGTGCTGGATACCGCCTGCGCCCGCATCAGTCTGAACCTGAGTACGCCACCCCGCAGGCTCAGTCATGCCCGCAGCGAGCTGCACCAGCTCACAATGGAGCAGGAACTCCTGGCCCGGGAGCGCAGCCTGGGGCAGCAGGTAGATGCCGACCGGGAGGCAGAGCTTGAGTCCCAGCTCCAGACCTTGCGAGCTGACGCGGAGGAGCTTGAGCAACGCTGGGAAGTCCAACGGCAGCTGGTGACCCAACTAATCGACATCCGCCGGCGGCTGTTGTCGAATTCAGAAGCGGAGACCTTGGCGAACGACCAGGACAGCGCTGAATCGGGTTCCGATTTGAGTCAACAGGCTGCAGCCATTGAGCAGGAATTGGCGACCTTGCAGGCGGACGAGCCTCTGGTGCATCCCCGTGTCGATGCCCGCCAGGTGGCAGAAGTCATCGCCGATTGGACTGGTATCCCGGTGAACCGGATGACCACCGACGAACTGCACAAAATCACCCTACTGCCGGACTATCTGCAGGCTCACATCAAGGGTCAGGATACAGCCATAGATTGCCTGCACCAGCACCTGTTGACGGCGCGTGCAGACCTTCGTCGACCCGGGCGGCCGATGGGCGCGTTCCTGCTGGTGGGCCCAAGTGGCGTGGGCAAGACCGAAACCGTGGTGCAGCTGTCCGAGTTGCTCTACGGCGGACGTCAGTTCCTTACCACCATCAACATGTCGGAGTATCAGGAGAAGCACACCGTATCCCGGTTGATTGGCTCGCCCCCTGGCTACGTCGGCTTTGGCGAAGGCGGCATCCTGACCGAGGCCATCCGTCAGAAACCTTATTCCGTGGTCTTGCTGGATGAAGTGGAAAAGGCGCACCCGGAGGTTCTTAACCTGTTTTACCAGGCCTTTGATAAGGGTGAGCTGGCCGATGGCGAAGGTCGGCTTATCGACTGCAAGAACGTGGTGTTTTTCCTGACCTCGAACCTAGGCTATCAAACCATTGTGAAGCATGCGGACGAACCGGCACAGATTGAGCAGGCGCTCTATCCGGAGCTGGCCGGCTTCTTTAAACCCGCATTGCTGGCCCGTATGGAAGTGGTGCCTTACCTGCCCCTCAACGACGACACCCTCAATCGCATTGTCGATGACAAGCTCGAGCGGCTCGCGGCACAGATCCGTGCCCGCTACCAAACCGAAGTTGTGTTGGAGGCCGGACTGGTTGAGGTCATCCGCGCCAGGGCGACGCGGAGTGAGAACGGCGCCCGGATGCTGGAGTCGATCATTGAGGGCGAGTTGTTGCCACCGGTGTCACTGGCATTGCTGGAAAAGCTGGCAGCCCGGGAGCCGGTTGGCAAGGTAACGCTGAGCGTTACCGACAACTGTTTTTCAGGAACCGTCGAGTAG
- the tssM gene encoding type VI secretion system membrane subunit TssM — protein METMWRKVLLIGSRLLPYLRSAARLALALGVIALLVATWWLGPSWPMNGEYPLAAWQMRALVTLGVILMVAMVWGFMLASRLRKVDGAKAEAEQELEDPILPYERRQQRLLDRQLASLKNNLPGRKGVYRLPWYLVMGLEDAGKSSLIQRSGQTYTLTNVTRNSRADHNPIGFDWWIGDDGVLIDPDGELLSQGYDDGAGSELPHRLWQHFIYWLERNRPQRPLNGVVLTVDVASLSVTSESRRKAQAILLRTRLRELMEQLGSRLPVYVCFTKMDLLYGFGPLVKGLSKEEKEQALGFTFALGDRLDNDDWLSEFAERFAALSNRLSQRLPDVLADLHDAEDKAAVYSFTRQLAGLKPTLEGFLAELLSSDAFSTPALVRGTYFTSVVQEGVPEDAFVSAAATNYGMATPIQPAQRTGQSASLFAHSLFPNIIYREAGLAGDNHRVIRRRQHAVAAAAVLAISAGVGMTAGWQHYFQKNAGAADQVESRVRSFLDNWQPVGFEPDATGRNLLEPLSELRKATLAFGDHHEEWPVVTDMGLYQGHRVGPAVETAYLDMLAYQYLPALMFGVMGEMGQVSDDHAERLDHLRVLRMLYDASGRRSDLVIRYMREYWQRSFPGQKDQQRSLLEHLSYAMEHTDLGALSRAGDATATMALAPFRSSVQWAQHELGQVATPTRVYHDLQEKAEREYRAPVDLARTSGPAFSAVFRQVDEYGEPTNHSESDQRDPLMIPALLTRNGLEQWFLRESGSVTELALIDAWVLGRRDNVDFSKADEAELQKGLQTLYAEHYVGAWRQALSRLDLHRLEDLNHGVRILESLTSGHKPLAQLLGQVRQNTRLLPAKEGDEAAARTLLEQSPHFQMLVEIDRQFADLNELTRKIGEEPTGLDQIMLVVGDLHEYMRNIQESPDQGKAALAAARARLGLQGADPIFTLQRMADNQPEPLNRMLGKLANESWRVLLDQAVAQLEREWYREVYQPFQQNLARHYPFSASSGRDVALQDFERFFGPEGVLDTFYRDNLKLFLDEHPEQVGDARRASLVRRDVLNSLEKADRIRRAYFTRGGSLDVEFALEPLNLSANKRRSVVNLDGQLVEFSHGPRQSVPLVWPNTLRDSVESRITLVPIQVNRSPRSISENGPWALFRLLDQADITGVSNSAVDVRFQVDDGEMKYRLHAASNTNPFTQQLLAGYRLPRSLY, from the coding sequence ATGGAAACCATGTGGAGAAAGGTTTTACTCATTGGCAGCAGGCTGTTGCCTTACCTTCGGAGCGCCGCGCGATTGGCCCTGGCCCTGGGGGTGATTGCGTTGCTGGTGGCCACCTGGTGGCTGGGGCCGAGCTGGCCCATGAATGGCGAGTACCCTCTGGCCGCGTGGCAGATGCGGGCACTGGTAACGCTGGGCGTCATTCTGATGGTCGCAATGGTCTGGGGCTTCATGCTAGCCAGTAGACTGCGCAAAGTGGACGGCGCCAAGGCCGAAGCCGAGCAGGAACTCGAAGACCCCATCTTGCCCTATGAGCGCCGGCAGCAACGGCTGCTGGACCGTCAGCTTGCCTCATTGAAGAACAATTTACCCGGTCGCAAAGGCGTTTATCGTCTGCCCTGGTACCTGGTGATGGGTTTGGAAGACGCCGGCAAGAGCAGTCTGATTCAACGCTCGGGGCAAACCTACACGCTGACTAACGTGACCCGGAACAGCCGCGCAGATCACAACCCCATTGGTTTTGACTGGTGGATTGGCGATGACGGCGTGCTGATTGATCCTGACGGTGAATTGTTGAGTCAGGGCTATGATGATGGCGCCGGGTCAGAGCTTCCTCACCGGCTCTGGCAGCATTTTATCTACTGGTTAGAACGCAACCGCCCGCAAAGACCGCTGAATGGGGTGGTTTTGACCGTGGATGTGGCGAGTCTCAGCGTCACCAGTGAATCCAGGCGCAAGGCGCAGGCCATCTTGCTGCGAACGCGATTGCGAGAATTGATGGAGCAGCTAGGGTCCCGGCTGCCGGTTTATGTCTGCTTCACCAAGATGGACCTGCTTTATGGTTTTGGCCCCCTGGTGAAGGGGCTGAGCAAGGAAGAAAAGGAACAGGCACTCGGCTTTACCTTTGCGCTGGGCGACCGGCTGGACAACGACGACTGGCTGAGCGAATTCGCCGAACGTTTTGCAGCACTGAGCAACCGGCTTTCTCAGCGCTTGCCCGATGTGCTCGCGGATCTTCACGATGCTGAAGACAAGGCTGCGGTGTATTCCTTTACCCGCCAACTCGCTGGTTTGAAGCCGACCCTGGAAGGGTTTCTGGCCGAGCTGCTGTCCTCCGATGCGTTTTCAACACCGGCGCTGGTTCGGGGTACCTACTTCACGTCTGTGGTTCAGGAAGGTGTCCCGGAAGATGCCTTCGTGTCGGCGGCGGCAACCAACTATGGCATGGCTACGCCGATTCAACCGGCACAACGCACGGGACAGAGTGCCAGCTTGTTCGCCCACTCCCTGTTCCCGAACATCATCTACCGGGAAGCGGGTCTTGCCGGTGATAATCACCGAGTCATTCGTCGACGTCAGCACGCAGTTGCCGCGGCAGCTGTCTTGGCCATCAGCGCTGGGGTAGGGATGACAGCGGGCTGGCAGCACTACTTTCAGAAAAACGCCGGTGCTGCTGATCAGGTAGAAAGCCGGGTACGGAGCTTCCTCGACAACTGGCAACCGGTCGGATTTGAGCCGGACGCCACTGGCCGCAATCTGCTGGAACCCTTGAGCGAACTGCGCAAAGCCACACTTGCTTTCGGGGACCATCATGAGGAGTGGCCGGTGGTGACCGATATGGGCCTCTACCAGGGGCACCGGGTTGGACCTGCGGTGGAGACCGCCTATCTTGATATGCTTGCCTACCAATACCTGCCGGCGTTGATGTTTGGTGTCATGGGTGAAATGGGGCAGGTATCCGACGATCACGCTGAGCGCCTTGATCACTTACGGGTGCTCCGAATGCTCTACGACGCCAGCGGCAGACGCAGCGATCTGGTCATTCGTTATATGCGTGAGTACTGGCAGCGCAGCTTCCCCGGCCAGAAAGACCAGCAGCGAAGCCTGCTGGAGCACCTCAGCTACGCCATGGAGCATACCGATCTGGGCGCTCTGTCCCGGGCCGGTGATGCTACAGCCACGATGGCACTGGCGCCTTTTCGTAGCAGCGTGCAATGGGCTCAGCATGAGTTGGGGCAAGTTGCTACGCCCACCCGGGTTTATCACGACCTGCAGGAGAAAGCCGAGCGGGAATACCGCGCGCCGGTCGATCTGGCTCGGACCTCCGGCCCCGCTTTCAGTGCGGTCTTCAGACAGGTGGATGAGTATGGCGAGCCAACGAACCACTCCGAATCTGACCAGCGCGACCCGCTGATGATTCCGGCCCTGCTAACCAGAAACGGTTTGGAGCAATGGTTCCTGAGGGAATCCGGTTCAGTGACAGAGTTGGCCTTGATCGATGCCTGGGTGCTGGGGCGCCGTGATAATGTCGATTTCAGCAAGGCGGACGAGGCGGAGCTCCAGAAAGGTCTGCAAACCCTCTACGCTGAGCACTATGTCGGCGCCTGGCGGCAGGCGCTCAGCCGTCTGGACCTGCACCGTTTGGAAGATCTGAATCACGGTGTGCGGATTTTGGAAAGCCTGACCAGCGGGCATAAACCATTAGCTCAGCTGCTTGGGCAAGTCCGGCAGAACACCCGTCTGTTGCCCGCGAAAGAGGGCGACGAGGCCGCGGCGAGAACCCTGTTGGAACAATCCCCTCATTTCCAGATGCTGGTGGAAATTGACCGTCAGTTTGCCGACCTGAATGAACTCACTCGCAAAATTGGTGAAGAGCCAACCGGGCTGGACCAGATCATGCTCGTGGTTGGCGATCTCCATGAATACATGCGCAATATTCAGGAATCGCCAGACCAGGGCAAAGCCGCTCTTGCCGCTGCACGTGCCCGCCTGGGACTGCAGGGGGCAGACCCCATCTTTACTCTTCAACGTATGGCCGACAACCAGCCTGAGCCACTGAATCGCATGCTCGGCAAGTTGGCAAATGAGAGCTGGCGGGTTCTGTTGGACCAGGCTGTGGCGCAGCTTGAGCGGGAGTGGTACCGGGAGGTGTACCAGCCGTTCCAGCAGAACCTCGCCCGCCATTATCCATTCAGTGCAAGCTCCGGTCGCGACGTTGCCCTGCAGGATTTTGAGCGTTTCTTTGGACCTGAAGGGGTGCTGGATACCTTCTACCGGGACAATCTCAAGCTGTTCCTGGATGAACATCCCGAACAGGTGGGCGACGCCCGTCGCGCCAGTTTGGTGCGCCGTGATGTTCTCAACTCGCTGGAGAAGGCTGATCGGATCCGCAGGGCCTACTTCACCCGGGGCGGCTCTCTGGACGTTGAGTTCGCCCTTGAACCTTTGAACCTGTCGGCGAACAAGCGTCGCAGTGTGGTCAACCTGGACGGTCAACTGGTGGAATTCAGCCATGGTCCCCGCCAGAGCGTTCCCCTGGTCTGGCCAAATACCCTTCGTGATAGCGTGGAGAGCCGGATAACCCTGGTGCCGATCCAGGTGAACCGATCACCCAGGAGTATTTCGGAAAACGGCCCCTGGGCACTGTTTCGCCTGCTCGATCAGGCAGATATCACCGGTGTCAGCAATAGTGCTGTGGACGTACGCTTCCAGGTAGACGATGGCGAAATGAAATATCGACTTCATGCCGCCAGTAATACCAACCCGTTCACACAACAACTACTTGCAGGGTACCGACTGCCCCGCAGCTTGTATTAG
- the vasI gene encoding type VI secretion system-associated protein VasI, producing MRLFTVCIAALFAGLVPAPAMANLMEGARGCAQETNRLERLACYDDLFGMPTETAREARLPRGYQPERWRQAFAQAGERQAVVYRNTGDAAGHLVTVGALGTQPPRPLLVLQCHNNITELALMLPSALNAERITLDLGSGQADWRVRGGGYLVSGGRGLPAIRSIKAMASVADITLTANTSELDGLVFDLSGFSDAIQPLRSACGW from the coding sequence ATGAGACTTTTCACGGTCTGTATCGCGGCGTTGTTCGCCGGTTTGGTGCCGGCGCCAGCGATGGCGAATCTGATGGAGGGCGCTCGCGGCTGTGCCCAGGAGACCAACCGCTTGGAGCGCCTTGCCTGCTATGACGATCTCTTTGGCATGCCCACCGAGACTGCTCGCGAAGCACGTTTACCCCGGGGCTATCAGCCTGAGCGTTGGCGCCAGGCGTTTGCACAGGCTGGGGAGCGACAAGCAGTGGTGTATCGCAATACCGGTGATGCTGCCGGGCACCTGGTAACCGTTGGTGCCCTGGGCACGCAGCCGCCAAGGCCCTTGCTGGTGTTGCAGTGCCACAACAACATTACCGAGCTGGCGCTGATGCTGCCGAGTGCGTTGAATGCCGAGCGGATAACGCTGGATTTAGGCAGCGGGCAAGCCGACTGGCGTGTTCGCGGTGGCGGCTACCTGGTGAGTGGCGGCCGCGGCCTACCTGCAATTCGATCGATCAAGGCCATGGCGTCGGTAGCGGACATCACCCTGACGGCCAACACGTCCGAACTGGATGGCCTGGTGTTCGACCTGTCCGGTTTCAGTGACGCTATTCAACCGCTCCGCTCGGCGTGTGGCTGGTAG
- the icmH gene encoding type IVB secretion system protein IcmH/DotU has product MADASVIDSPYSSHNADSSDISELMFADTGRHRPGDASGFANERFQLRGLEDNRLVDAATPLLGLVIRVRRLAEFRGVEDLYQQVVDEITAIDRELIEQGYERRTVVAYRYTLCAFIDEAVLGTDWGAHSVWSQHSLLSRFHNETWGGEKVFAILGRMEQEPNRYRDMLAFVYLCLSLGFEGRYKVMENGREEYQRIVRGLYEQLRELAGDDEQAPLADALMNVTPARNRLRRGWSLWGIAGLFFAAMVGVYSLYNMALNERIKDVLSVLEQLPK; this is encoded by the coding sequence ATGGCAGATGCATCGGTTATCGATTCGCCCTACAGCAGTCATAACGCTGACAGCAGTGACATCAGCGAGCTGATGTTTGCTGATACCGGTCGACATAGGCCGGGCGACGCCTCTGGATTTGCCAACGAGCGTTTCCAGCTTCGCGGCCTGGAGGACAATCGCCTGGTGGATGCCGCAACGCCACTGCTGGGCCTGGTTATCCGGGTTCGCCGACTGGCGGAGTTTCGCGGTGTTGAAGACCTTTATCAGCAAGTTGTGGATGAAATCACTGCCATCGACCGCGAGCTGATCGAGCAGGGGTATGAACGCCGGACCGTCGTAGCCTATCGCTACACCCTCTGTGCCTTCATCGATGAAGCCGTACTGGGCACTGACTGGGGGGCACACAGCGTTTGGTCGCAGCATTCGCTGTTGTCCCGGTTTCACAACGAGACCTGGGGTGGGGAAAAGGTATTCGCCATCCTGGGGCGCATGGAGCAGGAACCTAATCGCTACCGGGACATGCTGGCGTTCGTTTACCTGTGCCTGTCGCTTGGCTTTGAGGGGCGTTACAAGGTCATGGAAAACGGTCGGGAAGAGTACCAGCGAATTGTGCGGGGGCTCTACGAACAGCTTCGGGAGCTGGCCGGGGACGATGAGCAGGCACCTCTGGCCGATGCGTTGATGAATGTGACACCGGCCCGCAATCGTCTGCGACGGGGCTGGTCGCTCTGGGGCATTGCGGGTCTATTTTTTGCCGCAATGGTTGGTGTGTATTCGCTCTACAACATGGCGCTGAACGAACGCATCAAGGATGTGCTCAGCGTTCTGGAACAACTACCTAAATAA
- the tssA gene encoding type VI secretion system protein TssA, producing MQAVVQHPYAEQVLAPLSGDLAMGPKLEDDVALEFLENEIMKMGSLAHTEIDWQKVEGEALKILSDRSKDLRVLGFLMLGLQRGGDGERFALSLYLLQQVLENWWGKAWPYPGDRGKRARTMMFSQMLQRSGNHAAALSFDSSVGDGREFCLELIEQLLARAVDLQLPQDPIGDLRRAVEQLPKASESAPAGSQSSHTETPALASAERPVQAAVPSLGALSLDSGNERATRQSLLKVADLLTNSTPHSALGYRVRRYAIWHGIVSVPPTRDEVRTDLAAVSPDRVAEYRECLDKAPDADLWQRIEQSLSVSPFWLDGHWFSARTASALGHDACAQAIREDVKAFVERLPKLTELTFNDGTPFLGDEAADWLWAAPSGSAGKEAGANPWELAFDQARELVSKNSLPAAMQLMDEGLAEAREPRDRFYWRLTNAQVLKEAGLGALATQQIADLHSQVQELALNEWEPTLIRQLDRLA from the coding sequence ATGCAGGCCGTTGTACAACATCCGTATGCGGAACAAGTGCTGGCACCGCTGAGCGGTGACCTGGCAATGGGACCCAAACTCGAAGACGACGTGGCCCTGGAGTTTCTGGAAAACGAAATAATGAAAATGGGGTCCCTGGCCCACACCGAAATTGACTGGCAGAAGGTAGAAGGCGAGGCGCTCAAGATCCTGTCGGATCGAAGCAAGGATCTGCGCGTCCTTGGTTTCCTGATGTTGGGACTGCAGCGGGGCGGTGATGGCGAACGATTTGCGCTATCCCTGTACCTGCTGCAACAGGTCCTGGAGAACTGGTGGGGCAAGGCCTGGCCCTACCCGGGAGATCGGGGAAAACGGGCGCGCACCATGATGTTTTCCCAGATGCTGCAGCGAAGTGGCAATCATGCCGCGGCACTGTCGTTTGATAGCAGTGTTGGCGATGGCCGTGAATTCTGCCTGGAACTGATTGAGCAGCTGCTTGCCCGAGCTGTAGATCTGCAATTGCCCCAAGACCCCATCGGTGATCTCCGGCGGGCCGTTGAACAATTGCCAAAAGCGAGTGAATCCGCACCCGCCGGTTCTCAGTCGTCGCACACCGAAACACCGGCGCTTGCAAGTGCCGAAAGGCCGGTTCAGGCCGCCGTACCAAGTCTGGGGGCGCTGAGCCTGGATTCCGGCAATGAACGGGCGACCCGGCAAAGTCTGCTCAAGGTCGCGGACTTGCTTACTAATAGTACGCCGCACAGTGCTCTCGGGTATCGGGTGCGGCGATACGCCATCTGGCACGGAATTGTCAGCGTGCCGCCGACCCGGGATGAGGTGCGAACGGACTTGGCAGCGGTCAGCCCGGACCGGGTGGCCGAGTATCGGGAATGCCTGGATAAAGCTCCCGATGCCGACTTGTGGCAACGGATTGAGCAGAGCCTGTCGGTAAGCCCGTTCTGGCTTGATGGCCACTGGTTCAGTGCCCGCACGGCTAGCGCACTGGGTCACGATGCCTGCGCACAGGCTATTCGTGAGGACGTGAAGGCCTTTGTCGAGCGGCTGCCGAAACTGACTGAACTGACATTCAACGATGGCACACCCTTCCTGGGGGACGAGGCAGCTGATTGGCTCTGGGCCGCACCATCGGGAAGTGCCGGTAAGGAGGCCGGCGCAAATCCGTGGGAACTGGCCTTTGATCAGGCCCGGGAACTGGTGTCGAAAAACTCACTTCCTGCGGCCATGCAGTTAATGGATGAGGGGCTGGCGGAGGCCAGAGAGCCGCGCGATCGGTTTTACTGGCGTCTGACCAATGCCCAGGTGCTCAAAGAAGCGGGCCTCGGCGCTCTGGCGACGCAGCAAATTGCAGACCTGCATTCGCAGGTTCAGGAGTTGGCGCTCAATGAGTGGGAGCCAACTCTGATTCGGCAGCTTGATCGGCTGGCCTGA